One Sphingopyxis macrogoltabida genomic region harbors:
- a CDS encoding arginyltransferase: MSAPFRFPRFFVTSPAPCPYLEGKTERKVFTELSGNNANELNDALGRIGFRRSQSVAYRPSCADCSACVSVRVCAGEFKPSNSQKRNLRRNGDLIATACKPWATDEQYSLLQSYLASRHPTGGMADMDDQDFADMVEQTPVDSHMIEYREPTADGSRGRLVGCCLTDRQGDGLSMIYSFFDAAHPMREGLGTYIIADHVIRAANAGLPYVYLGYWIEGSARMAYKARFRPLEKLGPDGWARFEPVASDRIAAIFELA, from the coding sequence GTGTCCGCACCGTTCCGTTTCCCGCGTTTCTTCGTCACCAGCCCGGCGCCTTGCCCCTATCTGGAGGGCAAGACCGAACGGAAGGTGTTCACCGAACTCAGCGGCAACAATGCGAACGAACTCAACGACGCGCTGGGCCGTATCGGTTTCCGTCGCAGCCAGTCGGTCGCCTATCGCCCGAGCTGCGCCGATTGTTCGGCGTGCGTGTCGGTCCGCGTCTGTGCGGGCGAGTTCAAGCCGAGCAATTCGCAAAAGCGCAACCTGCGCCGCAACGGCGACCTGATCGCGACCGCCTGCAAACCTTGGGCGACCGACGAGCAATATAGCCTGCTCCAGTCCTATCTCGCCTCGCGCCATCCCACCGGCGGCATGGCCGACATGGACGATCAGGATTTCGCCGACATGGTCGAACAGACCCCGGTCGACAGCCATATGATCGAATATCGCGAGCCGACCGCCGACGGCAGCCGGGGCCGCCTCGTCGGCTGCTGCCTGACCGACCGGCAGGGCGACGGGCTGTCGATGATCTACAGCTTCTTCGACGCGGCGCACCCGATGCGCGAGGGGCTCGGCACCTATATCATCGCCGACCATGTGATCCGCGCCGCGAACGCCGGCCTGCCCTATGTCTATCTCGGCTACTGGATCGAGGGATCGGCGCGCATGGCGTACAAGGCACGCTTCCGCCCGCTCGAAAAGCTGGGCCCCGACGGCTGGGCGCGGTTCGAGCCGGTGGCTTCGGACCGCATCGCGGCGATTTTCGAGCTCGCCTGA
- a CDS encoding cyclic nucleotide-binding domain-containing protein, which produces MSDAVKVAIIGSGPAGLSAASRAGQLGLSHVLLEKTDHLSDTIFKYQKGKRVLATPERLDLRSDCRFAEGAREYILGNWDEDAANNKVNVVKHAEVTEVTGQQGAFEIKTAKGEVYKAENIVLAIGTQGNPNRMRCGGADLPHIIYQVDDPEDFKDKHITVVGSGDAGIENALGVAEEALENTVTILNRSKDFARAKAKNVSDMMEAGENGFMSIRTETQPKLVEPGWLTLETPTGDEKIQCDVIVARLGSVAPRGFVESMGIEFTGPDREAFPKLSPTFESTVPGIFVIGALAGYPLIKHCMNQGYDVVEFINGNTALTPADEKDLAAIFAGLPQQKPVSEWLEYLRTRIRIFADVSPLQMREFMLDSKVAFYRKGDVVFEKGEPGSSLFAIADGHAEVEVGPGITVPIEQGSIFGEVGLISGRKRGATIRAGEDSIFVEVSRTAALKLMAAVPGAKRVINRISLERQLLQIFKGGLTVDDLAEVVDTAEVERVPAGKTVLTEGEQGDDVYVIRSGSMVVEKDIGGKPIFLRYLPAGSFFGEMGVLSGEPRNATVKAAVGAELIKLTGESFRKMLAARPQVREATEAAVAERAQMNSFIESRKASYSSAVDLYSDTASFIMKEGLGEATDALLIDENLCVGCDNCEKACADSHEGLSRLDREAGKTFAHLHVPTSCRHCEHPHCMADCPPNVIHRGPDGEVFMEPGCIGCGNCMRNCPYGVIRMEAAPPQKPSLLRWLLTGFGPGPGEPSPKWTKKQLGEEKPKKIAVKCDMCKGIAGGPACVRACPTGAAIRVSPEEFLSIARLQEDAD; this is translated from the coding sequence ATGAGTGACGCGGTCAAGGTTGCGATCATCGGTTCGGGCCCCGCGGGACTCAGCGCCGCGTCGCGTGCCGGGCAGCTCGGGCTGAGCCACGTCCTGCTCGAAAAGACCGACCATCTTTCCGATACGATCTTCAAATATCAGAAGGGCAAGCGCGTGCTTGCGACGCCCGAGCGGCTCGACCTGCGTTCCGACTGCCGTTTCGCCGAGGGCGCGCGCGAATATATCCTCGGCAACTGGGACGAGGACGCCGCCAATAACAAGGTGAATGTCGTCAAGCATGCCGAAGTCACCGAAGTGACGGGGCAGCAGGGCGCGTTCGAGATCAAGACCGCCAAGGGCGAGGTCTACAAGGCCGAGAATATCGTGCTGGCGATCGGCACGCAGGGCAATCCGAACCGCATGCGCTGCGGCGGCGCCGACCTGCCGCATATCATCTATCAGGTCGACGACCCGGAGGATTTCAAGGACAAGCATATCACCGTCGTCGGATCGGGCGATGCGGGGATCGAAAACGCCCTCGGCGTCGCCGAAGAAGCGCTCGAAAATACCGTCACCATCCTCAACCGCTCGAAGGATTTCGCGCGCGCCAAGGCGAAGAATGTCTCCGACATGATGGAGGCGGGCGAGAACGGCTTCATGTCGATCCGCACCGAGACACAGCCGAAACTGGTCGAGCCCGGCTGGCTGACGCTCGAAACGCCGACCGGCGACGAGAAGATCCAGTGCGACGTGATCGTCGCGCGGCTGGGTTCGGTCGCGCCGCGCGGTTTCGTCGAATCGATGGGGATCGAGTTCACCGGGCCCGACCGCGAAGCCTTTCCGAAGCTGTCGCCGACCTTTGAATCGACCGTCCCCGGCATTTTCGTGATCGGTGCGCTCGCCGGCTATCCGCTGATCAAGCATTGCATGAACCAGGGCTATGATGTCGTCGAGTTCATCAACGGCAATACCGCGCTGACCCCCGCCGACGAAAAGGATCTCGCCGCAATCTTCGCAGGGCTGCCGCAGCAGAAACCGGTCAGCGAATGGCTCGAGTATCTGCGCACCCGCATCCGCATCTTCGCCGATGTCTCGCCGCTCCAGATGCGCGAATTCATGCTCGATTCGAAGGTCGCTTTCTATCGCAAGGGCGATGTGGTGTTCGAAAAGGGCGAGCCGGGATCGTCGCTGTTCGCCATCGCCGATGGCCATGCCGAGGTCGAGGTCGGTCCCGGCATCACCGTGCCGATCGAACAGGGATCGATCTTCGGCGAGGTCGGGCTGATTTCGGGCCGCAAGCGCGGCGCGACGATCCGCGCCGGCGAGGACAGCATCTTCGTCGAGGTCTCGCGCACCGCGGCGCTCAAGCTGATGGCGGCGGTGCCCGGCGCCAAGCGCGTGATCAACCGCATCTCGCTCGAACGCCAGTTGCTGCAGATCTTCAAGGGCGGGCTGACGGTCGACGATCTGGCCGAAGTCGTCGACACGGCGGAGGTCGAGCGCGTGCCTGCGGGCAAGACGGTGCTGACCGAGGGCGAGCAGGGCGACGACGTCTATGTCATCCGCTCGGGATCGATGGTGGTCGAGAAGGATATCGGCGGCAAGCCGATCTTCCTCCGCTATTTGCCCGCGGGCAGCTTTTTTGGCGAGATGGGCGTGCTGAGCGGCGAGCCGCGCAACGCCACGGTGAAGGCGGCGGTGGGCGCCGAACTCATCAAGCTGACTGGTGAAAGCTTTCGCAAGATGCTCGCCGCGCGGCCGCAGGTGCGCGAGGCGACCGAGGCGGCGGTCGCTGAACGCGCGCAGATGAACAGCTTTATCGAATCGCGCAAGGCAAGCTATTCGAGCGCGGTCGACCTCTATTCGGACACCGCGAGCTTCATCATGAAGGAGGGGCTCGGCGAAGCGACCGACGCGCTCCTGATCGACGAGAATCTCTGCGTCGGCTGCGACAATTGCGAGAAAGCGTGCGCCGACAGCCACGAAGGCCTGTCTCGGCTCGACCGCGAGGCGGGCAAGACCTTTGCGCATCTGCACGTCCCGACGAGTTGTCGCCACTGCGAGCATCCGCACTGCATGGCCGACTGCCCGCCGAACGTGATCCACCGCGGCCCCGATGGTGAGGTGTTCATGGAGCCGGGTTGCATCGGCTGCGGCAACTGCATGCGCAACTGCCCCTATGGCGTGATCCGCATGGAGGCGGCGCCACCCCAAAAGCCGAGCCTGCTGCGCTGGCTGCTCACCGGCTTCGGCCCCGGCCCCGGCGAACCGTCGCCCAAATGGACGAAGAAGCAGCTGGGTGAGGAGAAGCCGAAGAAGATCGCGGTCAAATGCGACATGTGCAAGGGCATCGCGGGCGGGCCCGCCTGCGTGCGGGCGTGCCCGACCGGCGCCGCAATCCGCGTGTCGCCCGAGGAGTTCCTGTCGATCGCGCGGCTGCAAGAGGACGCCGACTGA